In Malus sylvestris chromosome 15, drMalSylv7.2, whole genome shotgun sequence, a single genomic region encodes these proteins:
- the LOC126601581 gene encoding ras-related protein RHN1-like isoform X1: MARTGNKNIQAKLVLLGDMGTGKTSLVLRFVTGKFLEYQESTIGAAFFTQVLSLNEATIKFDIWDTAGQERYHSLAPMYYRGAAAAVVVYDITSMDSFLRAKKWVLEVQRQANPTLIMFLAGNKADLEDKRKVGSEEGEQYAKENGLVFLETSAKTAQNVNELFYEIAKKLAKASPSRQSGIKLHSRSPQNSRRMFCCS, encoded by the exons ATGGCGAGAACCGGCAATAAGAATATACAAGCCAAGCTG GTACTTCTTGGGGACATGGGAACTGGGAAAACAAGTTTGGTATTGAGATTTGTGACTGGAAAATTTTTGGAGTACCAG GAATCAACAATCGGAGCAGCTTTCTTCACTCAGGTTCTGTCACTAAACGAAGCTACTATCAAATTCGATATATGGGACACCGCCGGCCAGGAACGGTACCACAGCCTGGCTCCAATGTACTACCGCGGTGCTGCTGCAGCTGTTGTGGTGTACGATATCACAAGCATG GATTCATTCCTTCGGGCGAAAAAATGGGTTCTAGAAGTGCAACGACAAG CAAATCCAACCTTAATAATGTTCTTGGCTGGTAACAAGGCTGATTTGGAAGATAAGAGAAAAGTAGGGTCTGAG GAAGGTGAGCAATATGCCAAGGAAAATGGTTTGGTTTTCCTTGAAACATCTGCAAAAACTGCACAGAATGTCAATGAGCTCTTCTATGAAATAG CAAAAAAATTGGCCAAAGCTAGCCCTTCTCGTCAATCTGGGATAAAACTGCATAGCAGATCACCTCAAAACAGCAGGAGAATGTTCTGTTGCTCTTGA
- the LOC126601581 gene encoding ras-related protein RHN1-like isoform X2, with translation MGTGKTSLVLRFVTGKFLEYQESTIGAAFFTQVLSLNEATIKFDIWDTAGQERYHSLAPMYYRGAAAAVVVYDITSMDSFLRAKKWVLEVQRQANPTLIMFLAGNKADLEDKRKVGSEEGEQYAKENGLVFLETSAKTAQNVNELFYEIAKKLAKASPSRQSGIKLHSRSPQNSRRMFCCS, from the exons ATGGGAACTGGGAAAACAAGTTTGGTATTGAGATTTGTGACTGGAAAATTTTTGGAGTACCAG GAATCAACAATCGGAGCAGCTTTCTTCACTCAGGTTCTGTCACTAAACGAAGCTACTATCAAATTCGATATATGGGACACCGCCGGCCAGGAACGGTACCACAGCCTGGCTCCAATGTACTACCGCGGTGCTGCTGCAGCTGTTGTGGTGTACGATATCACAAGCATG GATTCATTCCTTCGGGCGAAAAAATGGGTTCTAGAAGTGCAACGACAAG CAAATCCAACCTTAATAATGTTCTTGGCTGGTAACAAGGCTGATTTGGAAGATAAGAGAAAAGTAGGGTCTGAG GAAGGTGAGCAATATGCCAAGGAAAATGGTTTGGTTTTCCTTGAAACATCTGCAAAAACTGCACAGAATGTCAATGAGCTCTTCTATGAAATAG CAAAAAAATTGGCCAAAGCTAGCCCTTCTCGTCAATCTGGGATAAAACTGCATAGCAGATCACCTCAAAACAGCAGGAGAATGTTCTGTTGCTCTTGA